In Cervus elaphus chromosome 5, mCerEla1.1, whole genome shotgun sequence, the following proteins share a genomic window:
- the LOC122695059 gene encoding keratin-associated protein 9-2-like, which produces MTHSCCSRCCQPTCCRTTCCRTICFQPTCNGSSSCGSSCCQSSCPATCSQTTCCQPTCVTTCCQPTCCRTTCCKPTCVTTCCQPICGGSSCCQPCCRPACCQTTCCRTTCLKPTCVTTCCQPTCCESSCCQPSCPQTCCQTTETTCCKPTCVTTCCQPTCCESSCCQPSCPQTCCQTTETTCCKPTCVTTCCQPTCCGSSSCGQTCGGSNCCQSCCQPASCAPVYCHRTCYHPTCCCLPGCQDQSCGSSCCQPCSRPVCCQTTCCRTTCCHPSCVSSCCQPSCC; this is translated from the coding sequence ATGACCCACTCCTGCTGCTCCCGTTGCTGCCAGCCTACCTGCTGCAGGACCACCTGCTGTAGGACCATATGCTTCCAGCCCACCTGTAATGGATCCAGCTCTTGTGGGTCCAGCTGCTGCCAGTCCAGCTGCCCCGCAACTTGCTCTCAAACCACCTGCTGCCAACCTACTTGTGTGAccacctgctgccagcccacctgctgtaGGACCACCTGCTGCAAACCCACCTGTGTGACCACCTGCTGCCAGCCCATCTGCGGTgggtccagctgctgccagccttgcTGCCGCCCTGCCTGCTGTCAGACCACCTGCTGCAGGACCACCTGCCTCAAGCCTACTTGTGTGAccacctgctgccagcccacctgctgtgagtccagctgctgccagccctcctgcccccaaacttgCTGTCAAACCACTGAAACCACCTGCTGCAAACCTACTTGTGTGAccacctgctgccagcccacctgctgtgagtccagctgctgccagccctcctgcccccaaacttgCTGTCAAACCACTGAAACCACCTGCTGCAAACCTACTTGTGTGAccacctgctgccagcccacctgctgtgGATCCAGCAGCTGTGGACAAACCTGCGGTGGTTCTAACTGCTGTCAGTCTTGCTGCCAGCCAGCTTCCTGTGCACCCGTGTACTGCCACAGAACCTGCTACCACCCCACATGCTGCTGCCTGCCTGGGTGCCAAGACCAGAGCTGTGgatccagctgctgccagccttgcAGCCGCCCTGTCTGCTGTCAGACCACCTGCTGCAGGACCACCTGCTGCCACCCCAGCTGTgtgtccagctgctgccagccttcCTGCTGCTGA